A genomic segment from Variovorax paradoxus B4 encodes:
- the lpxA gene encoding acyl-ACP--UDP-N-acetylglucosamine O-acyltransferase yields the protein MTQVHPTALIDPKAQLDASVSVGPYTVIGPHVRVGAGTTIGAHCVIEGRTTIGRDNRIFQFSSLGAVPQDKKYAGEPTELVIGDRNVIREFCTFNLGVPGAGGITRVGNDNWIMAYTHIAHDCRVDDHTTLANNTTLAGHVHLADWVTIGGLTGIHQFVSVGAHAMVGFASAVSQDVPPFMLVDGNPLAVRGFNVVGLRRRDFSAPRLAAVKQMHRLLYRQGKTLEEARAGIAALAAETPEAAEDVALMERFLANSTRGIAR from the coding sequence ATGACGCAGGTTCATCCCACAGCACTCATCGACCCGAAGGCACAGCTGGACGCCTCCGTTTCGGTCGGGCCCTACACCGTGATCGGTCCGCACGTGCGGGTTGGCGCCGGCACGACCATCGGTGCGCATTGCGTGATCGAAGGGCGCACCACCATCGGCCGCGACAACCGGATCTTTCAGTTTTCCTCGCTCGGCGCGGTGCCGCAGGACAAGAAATACGCCGGCGAACCCACTGAACTGGTCATCGGCGACCGCAACGTCATCCGCGAGTTCTGCACCTTCAACCTCGGTGTGCCGGGCGCGGGCGGCATCACGCGGGTGGGCAACGACAACTGGATCATGGCGTACACGCACATTGCGCACGACTGCCGTGTCGACGACCACACCACGCTGGCCAACAACACCACGTTGGCCGGCCACGTGCATCTGGCCGACTGGGTCACGATCGGCGGCCTGACGGGCATCCACCAGTTCGTCTCGGTCGGCGCCCATGCCATGGTCGGCTTTGCCAGCGCCGTATCGCAGGACGTACCCCCCTTCATGCTGGTCGACGGCAATCCGCTGGCGGTGCGCGGCTTCAATGTCGTGGGCCTGCGCCGCCGCGATTTTTCGGCGCCCCGCCTGGCCGCGGTGAAGCAGATGCATCGCCTGCTGTACCGGCAGGGCAAGACGCTCGAAGAGGCGCGCGCCGGCATCGCCGCACTGGCCGCCGAGACGCCGGAGGCGGCCGAGGACGTGGCGCTCATGGAGCGCTTCCTGGCCAACTCGACGCGCGGCATCGCGCGTTGA
- the bamA gene encoding outer membrane protein assembly factor BamA — MNTNFSRFRLRSVAAVVASALAATAAWAVEPFTVRDIRVEGLQRVEPGTIFASLPLRVGDTYSDERGSAAIRALFDLGLFKDVRIDVNGNVLVVIVEERPTIADVDFVGTKEFDKAALQKALREVGLADGRPYDKALADRAEQELKRQYVSRSLYNAQVVTTVTPIERNRVNLTFTVTEGDSARIREVRVVGNKAFSESTLLSLFDQDSGGFMSWYTKSNQYSRSKLNADLETLRSYYITRGYLEFRIDSTQVAISPDRQDLSVTVNITEGEKFVVAGVKLDGNYLGRDEEFKSLVTIKPGEPYNGEQVTETTKAFTDYFGTFGYAFARVQARPEIDRVNNRVTLTLQAEPSRRVYVRRVAVGGNAKTRDEVIRREFRQFEASWYDGDKIKLSRDRVDRLGFFTEVNVETQEIPGSPDQVDLVINVAEKPTGSLQLGAGYSSAEKVALTFGISQENVFGSGNFLGVQVNTSKYNRTLSLTTTDPYFTKDGISRTISVYHTTTRPYSTTLDGDYKLVNQGASIRFGVPFSEVDTVFFGVGLERYAFDPNSSTSFSGLFTPASYLNYFQCSKDATGWFVTECNQKSVWGVPLTIGWGRDNRDSALVPTTGRLQRANLELGVGGDMKYVKTNYQYQQFFPINKQYTFAINADVGYAKALGGKVYPIFKNFYAGGLGSIRGFEQNSLGPRDVPLFGQTEGAALGGTKKAIFNAELSTPFPGAGNDRTLRLYGFFDVGNVFGSRAAGLTDEQYKAQKKLRASVGLGVSWISPLGPLRLAYAIPIKSQKEVLDPNTGFVLIPKDRIQRLQFQIGTSF, encoded by the coding sequence ATGAACACAAACTTCAGTCGCTTTCGCCTGCGTAGCGTTGCCGCGGTAGTGGCCAGCGCGTTGGCGGCCACGGCAGCCTGGGCCGTCGAGCCCTTCACGGTGCGTGACATTCGCGTCGAAGGCTTGCAACGCGTCGAGCCCGGCACGATCTTCGCATCGTTGCCGCTGCGTGTGGGCGATACCTACAGCGACGAGCGCGGATCGGCTGCCATCCGTGCGCTGTTCGACCTGGGGTTGTTCAAGGACGTGCGCATCGACGTCAACGGCAACGTGCTGGTGGTAATCGTCGAAGAGCGGCCCACCATTGCCGATGTCGATTTCGTCGGCACCAAGGAGTTCGACAAGGCCGCGCTCCAGAAGGCGCTGCGCGAAGTGGGCCTGGCCGATGGCCGCCCGTACGACAAGGCGCTGGCCGACCGTGCCGAGCAGGAGCTCAAGCGCCAGTACGTGAGCCGCAGCCTCTACAACGCGCAGGTCGTGACCACGGTCACACCTATCGAGCGCAACCGCGTCAATCTCACGTTCACCGTCACCGAGGGCGATTCCGCGCGCATTCGCGAAGTGCGCGTGGTCGGCAACAAGGCCTTCAGCGAATCGACGCTGCTGAGCCTGTTCGACCAGGACAGCGGCGGTTTCATGAGCTGGTACACCAAGTCCAACCAGTACTCGCGCTCGAAGCTCAACGCCGACCTGGAAACGCTTCGCTCGTACTACATCACGCGCGGCTACCTCGAATTCCGCATCGATTCGACCCAGGTCGCCATCTCGCCGGACCGCCAGGACCTGTCGGTGACCGTCAACATCACCGAAGGCGAGAAGTTCGTGGTGGCCGGCGTCAAGCTCGACGGCAACTATCTCGGCCGCGACGAGGAGTTCAAGTCCCTCGTGACCATCAAGCCCGGCGAGCCCTACAACGGCGAGCAAGTCACCGAAACCACCAAGGCCTTCACCGACTATTTCGGCACCTTCGGCTATGCGTTTGCACGCGTGCAGGCACGCCCGGAAATCGACCGCGTCAACAACCGCGTGACGCTGACCCTGCAAGCCGAACCCTCGCGCCGCGTCTACGTGCGCCGTGTGGCCGTGGGCGGCAACGCGAAGACGCGCGACGAAGTCATCCGGCGCGAATTCCGCCAGTTCGAGGCCTCGTGGTACGACGGCGACAAGATCAAGCTTTCGCGCGACCGCGTGGACCGTCTGGGCTTCTTCACCGAAGTGAACGTCGAGACCCAGGAAATCCCGGGTTCGCCCGACCAGGTCGACCTGGTCATCAACGTGGCGGAGAAGCCCACCGGCAGCCTGCAGCTCGGCGCGGGCTACTCCAGCGCGGAAAAGGTGGCTCTGACCTTCGGCATCTCCCAAGAGAACGTTTTTGGTTCCGGCAACTTCCTGGGCGTGCAGGTCAACACCAGCAAGTACAACCGCACGCTGTCGCTGACCACCACCGATCCGTACTTCACGAAGGACGGCATCTCGCGCACGATCAGCGTCTATCACACCACCACGCGCCCGTATTCGACCACCCTCGATGGCGACTACAAGCTGGTCAACCAGGGCGCTTCGATCCGCTTCGGCGTGCCGTTCAGCGAAGTCGACACGGTCTTCTTCGGCGTCGGGCTCGAGCGCTATGCGTTCGATCCGAACTCGTCGACCTCGTTCTCGGGGCTCTTCACGCCGGCGTCCTACCTCAATTACTTCCAGTGCTCCAAGGATGCGACCGGCTGGTTCGTGACCGAGTGCAACCAGAAGAGCGTATGGGGTGTTCCGCTGACCATCGGCTGGGGCCGCGACAACCGCGACAGCGCGCTGGTCCCGACCACCGGGCGCCTGCAGCGTGCCAACCTGGAGCTGGGCGTCGGCGGCGACATGAAGTACGTCAAGACGAACTACCAGTACCAGCAGTTCTTCCCGATCAACAAGCAATACACGTTTGCGATCAACGCAGACGTCGGCTATGCCAAGGCGCTTGGCGGCAAGGTCTACCCGATCTTCAAGAACTTCTATGCCGGCGGCCTGGGTTCCATCCGCGGCTTCGAGCAGAACTCGCTCGGCCCGCGCGATGTGCCGCTCTTCGGGCAAACCGAAGGCGCCGCACTGGGCGGCACCAAGAAGGCCATCTTCAACGCCGAGCTGAGCACGCCGTTCCCTGGTGCGGGCAATGACCGCACCCTGCGCCTGTACGGCTTCTTCGACGTCGGCAACGTGTTCGGCTCGCGCGCCGCCGGCCTGACCGACGAGCAGTACAAGGCACAGAAGAAGCTGCGCGCTTCCGTGGGCCTCGGGGTCAGCTGGATCTCGCCGCTGGGCCCTCTGCGTCTTGCCTACGCCATCCCCATCAAGTCCCAAAAGGAAGTGCTGGATCCGAATACCGGCTTCGTCCTGATCCCGAAGGATAGAATTCAGCGCTTGCAATTCCAGATCGGAACGTCTTTCTAA
- the lpxB gene encoding lipid-A-disaccharide synthase, which produces MGTDEQRRFALVAGEASGDLLAGLLLDGLQARWPSLQTVGIGGPRMLAHGLQSWWPQEKLAVRGYIEVLRHYAEIAGIRRQLKARLLREWPELFIGVDAPDFNLDLEAGLRSRGMKTVHFVCPSIWAWRADRIEKIRAAADHVLCIFPFEPALLAGHGVQGSYVGHPLANVIPMAPDRGAARAALGLAPDAQVVALLPGSRRSEVRYLAARFFAAAAQMLKVRPALRFVAPILPGLRVEVEALLQASGAAGRVMLLDGQSHAALAACDVTLIASGTATLEAALFKRPMVIAYNMNALSWRLMQRKQLQPWVGLPNILSREFVVPELLQEAATPQALATATLAWLDAPEKTRALQRKFSELHVQLQRDTPTLCADAIQKVLEG; this is translated from the coding sequence ATGGGCACGGACGAACAGCGACGGTTCGCGCTGGTCGCGGGGGAAGCTTCCGGCGACTTGTTGGCGGGCCTTCTTCTCGACGGCCTGCAGGCGCGTTGGCCATCGCTCCAGACCGTGGGCATCGGCGGGCCCCGCATGCTCGCACATGGGCTCCAGAGCTGGTGGCCGCAGGAAAAGCTCGCGGTGCGCGGCTACATCGAGGTGCTGCGCCACTATGCCGAGATCGCCGGCATCCGCCGCCAACTCAAGGCGCGGCTGCTGCGCGAATGGCCCGAACTCTTCATCGGCGTCGATGCTCCCGATTTCAATCTCGACCTCGAAGCCGGACTGCGCAGCCGCGGCATGAAGACCGTGCACTTCGTCTGCCCGTCGATCTGGGCCTGGCGCGCCGACCGCATCGAAAAGATCCGGGCCGCGGCCGACCACGTGCTGTGCATCTTTCCGTTCGAGCCGGCGCTGCTGGCCGGGCATGGCGTGCAGGGCAGCTACGTCGGCCATCCGCTGGCCAATGTGATCCCCATGGCCCCAGACCGCGGCGCGGCCCGCGCAGCATTGGGCCTTGCGCCGGATGCACAGGTCGTGGCCTTGCTGCCCGGCAGCCGCCGTTCGGAAGTGCGCTACCTTGCTGCCCGGTTCTTCGCCGCCGCGGCGCAGATGTTGAAGGTGCGGCCCGCGCTCCGGTTCGTCGCGCCCATCCTGCCGGGGCTGCGCGTCGAGGTCGAGGCCTTGCTGCAGGCCAGCGGCGCAGCGGGGCGGGTGATGCTGCTCGATGGTCAGTCGCATGCCGCGCTGGCGGCCTGCGACGTGACCCTGATCGCCAGCGGCACCGCTACGCTCGAGGCCGCGCTGTTCAAGCGGCCGATGGTCATCGCGTACAACATGAACGCGCTTTCATGGCGCCTGATGCAGCGCAAGCAACTCCAGCCCTGGGTCGGCCTGCCCAACATCCTGTCCCGCGAATTCGTGGTGCCCGAGCTGCTGCAGGAGGCCGCCACGCCCCAGGCGCTGGCCACTGCCACACTGGCCTGGCTCGACGCGCCCGAAAAAACCCGGGCGCTGCAACGAAAATTTTCAGAGCTGCACGTGCAACTGCAGCGCGATACGCCCACACTTTGCGCCGATGCGATCCAGAAAGTTCTTGAAGGCTGA
- the lpxD gene encoding UDP-3-O-(3-hydroxymyristoyl)glucosamine N-acyltransferase: protein MGLQLGAIVSALGGELHGDPALSIERLAPLQNAQPDALSFLSHPKYQQELAASKAACVIVAPAMREAAAARGAFIVAADPYLYFARLTQLWKAHHARPEADRIHPSAVIHPEALVDATARIGALCVVERGARVGAGTVLKSRVTIGEDCVVGERCLLHPGVVIGADGFGLAPHEGAWVKIEQLGAVRIGNDVEIGANTCIDRGALDDTVIDDGVKLDNLIQIGHNVRVGKHTAMAGCVGVAGSAIIGAHCTFGGGAIVLGHLTVADRVHVSAATVVTRSIRKAGQYTGMFPIDDNANWEKNAATLKQLHSLRERLKALEKAPQKK, encoded by the coding sequence GTGGGACTGCAGCTCGGAGCCATTGTCAGCGCCCTTGGGGGCGAGCTCCACGGGGACCCGGCGCTGTCCATCGAACGGCTTGCGCCGCTCCAGAATGCACAGCCTGATGCGCTCAGCTTCCTGAGCCATCCCAAATACCAGCAGGAACTGGCGGCCTCCAAGGCCGCCTGCGTGATCGTCGCGCCGGCCATGCGCGAGGCCGCGGCCGCGCGCGGGGCGTTCATCGTTGCGGCGGACCCCTACCTTTATTTCGCGCGCCTCACGCAGTTGTGGAAGGCGCATCACGCGCGGCCCGAGGCCGACCGCATCCATCCCTCCGCGGTGATCCATCCCGAGGCCCTGGTAGACGCCACGGCGCGCATCGGCGCCCTGTGCGTGGTGGAGCGGGGCGCGCGCGTCGGCGCCGGCACGGTCCTCAAGTCGCGCGTGACGATCGGCGAAGACTGCGTGGTCGGCGAGCGCTGCCTGCTGCATCCGGGTGTGGTGATTGGCGCGGACGGCTTCGGCCTGGCGCCGCACGAGGGCGCCTGGGTCAAGATCGAGCAGCTGGGCGCTGTGCGCATCGGCAACGACGTCGAGATCGGCGCCAACACCTGCATCGACCGCGGCGCGCTCGACGACACCGTCATCGACGACGGCGTCAAGCTCGACAACCTGATCCAGATCGGCCACAACGTGCGTGTAGGCAAGCACACCGCCATGGCCGGCTGCGTTGGCGTGGCGGGCAGCGCCATCATCGGCGCGCACTGCACCTTTGGCGGCGGTGCAATCGTGCTGGGTCATCTCACGGTGGCCGACAGAGTTCACGTTTCGGCGGCGACCGTGGTTACCCGCTCGATCCGCAAGGCCGGCCAGTACACCGGCATGTTCCCCATCGACGACAATGCGAACTGGGAAAAGAACGCGGCAACGCTCAAGCAGTTGCACAGCCTGCGCGAACGGCTCAAGGCGCTGGAAAAAGCCCCTCAGAAAAAGTGA
- a CDS encoding OmpH family outer membrane protein translates to MKHLIRAAAGALLIPVFALAAAPAAQAQETFRIGFVNPDRVLREAQPAKAAQAKLEAEFLKREKDLTTQGEALKTASERFEREAPTLSESQRTARQRALVDQDRDFQRRRREFQEDLNARKNEELQQVYERANRVVKQVAEAEKYDAILQEAIYINPKHDITDKVIKALNASTAAPSAGK, encoded by the coding sequence ATGAAGCATTTGATTCGCGCCGCCGCTGGCGCGTTGTTGATCCCCGTTTTCGCGCTGGCTGCCGCGCCTGCTGCCCAGGCGCAGGAAACCTTTCGCATCGGCTTCGTGAATCCGGATCGCGTGCTGCGCGAGGCGCAGCCGGCCAAGGCTGCGCAAGCCAAGCTCGAGGCTGAATTCCTCAAGCGCGAAAAGGATCTCACGACGCAGGGCGAAGCCCTGAAGACGGCCTCCGAACGGTTCGAGCGCGAAGCTCCCACCTTGTCCGAAAGCCAGCGCACCGCACGCCAGCGCGCACTTGTCGACCAGGACCGCGATTTCCAGCGCCGCCGCCGCGAGTTCCAGGAAGATCTCAATGCGCGCAAGAACGAAGAGCTCCAGCAGGTCTACGAACGTGCCAACCGCGTCGTGAAGCAGGTGGCCGAGGCTGAAAAGTACGATGCCATCCTGCAGGAGGCGATCTACATCAATCCCAAGCACGACATCACCGACAAGGTGATCAAGGCCCTGAACGCCTCGACCGCTGCTCCTTCGGCCGGCAAGTAA
- the rnhB gene encoding ribonuclease HII — protein sequence MRSRKFLKAEQAALVWDAPGLVAGVDEAGRGPLAGPVVAAAVILDDQRPIRGLADSKTLTALQRERLHDQILAKALCCSVAQATVEEIDTHNILQATMLAIRRAVEGLRLKPAKVLVDGNRLPTLDVLAEAIVKGDARVKAISAASILAKVHRDRLCEQLHSEFPHYGFAGHKGYGTPEHLEALQRHGACIHHRRSFSPVAAALARTAAGSAALVLDAAMPAPAEIATAETTVHLDLRAAP from the coding sequence ATGCGATCCAGAAAGTTCTTGAAGGCTGAGCAGGCGGCCCTCGTGTGGGATGCGCCAGGCCTCGTTGCGGGCGTCGACGAGGCGGGCCGCGGCCCGCTGGCCGGCCCGGTCGTGGCGGCGGCCGTCATCCTCGACGACCAGCGCCCGATCCGTGGCCTGGCCGATTCCAAGACGCTCACGGCCCTGCAGCGCGAACGCCTGCACGACCAGATTCTTGCCAAGGCCCTGTGCTGCTCGGTGGCGCAGGCCACAGTCGAGGAAATCGACACCCACAACATCCTGCAGGCCACCATGCTCGCCATCCGCCGAGCGGTCGAGGGCCTGCGCCTGAAGCCCGCCAAGGTGCTGGTCGACGGCAATCGCCTGCCGACGCTGGACGTGCTGGCCGAGGCCATCGTCAAGGGCGATGCGCGGGTCAAGGCGATTTCCGCCGCCTCGATCCTGGCCAAGGTCCACCGCGACCGGCTGTGCGAGCAATTGCATAGCGAATTTCCGCACTACGGCTTTGCTGGCCACAAGGGCTACGGCACGCCGGAGCATCTGGAGGCGCTGCAGCGCCATGGCGCGTGCATTCATCACCGCAGGTCATTCAGTCCGGTGGCTGCGGCGCTGGCACGCACCGCGGCTGGTTCGGCGGCGCTCGTGCTCGACGCCGCGATGCCGGCCCCTGCGGAAATCGCAACGGCCGAGACCACCGTGCACCTCGACCTGCGCGCCGCGCCCTGA
- the fabZ gene encoding 3-hydroxyacyl-ACP dehydratase FabZ: MTTTLDIHQILKLLPHRYPFLLVDRVLDMEKGKRITALKNVTMNEPFFNGHFPHRPVMPGVLMLEAMAQAAALLSFHSLDIVPDDNTVYYFAAIDGARFKRPVEPGDQLTLEVEIERMKAGISKFKGRALVGSELACEATLMCAMRQIN; this comes from the coding sequence ATGACGACGACGCTCGATATCCATCAAATCCTCAAGCTGCTGCCCCACCGTTACCCGTTCCTGCTGGTGGATCGCGTGCTGGACATGGAGAAGGGCAAGCGCATCACGGCGCTCAAGAACGTGACGATGAACGAGCCGTTCTTCAATGGCCACTTCCCCCACCGTCCGGTGATGCCGGGCGTGCTCATGCTCGAAGCCATGGCGCAGGCGGCCGCACTGCTGTCGTTTCATTCGCTCGACATCGTGCCCGATGACAACACGGTCTATTACTTTGCGGCCATCGACGGCGCGCGCTTCAAGCGCCCCGTGGAGCCCGGCGACCAGCTCACGCTCGAAGTCGAAATCGAGCGCATGAAGGCCGGCATCTCCAAGTTCAAGGGCCGCGCGCTGGTGGGCAGCGAACTGGCCTGCGAGGCCACGCTGATGTGCGCGATGCGCCAGATCAACTGA